One genomic window of Thioclava sp. GXIMD4216 includes the following:
- a CDS encoding SUF system Fe-S cluster assembly protein yields MTSETTQDAPMEGTPLIKPSTIDHPMYDSVVAACRTVFDPEIPVNIYDLGLIYTIEITDEDDVKIIMTLTAPGCPVAGEMPGWVQDAISCVEGIKSVDVEMTFDPQWGMDMMSDEARLELGFM; encoded by the coding sequence ATGACGTCCGAAACCACGCAAGACGCACCGATGGAAGGCACCCCTCTGATCAAGCCTTCGACCATTGACCACCCCATGTATGATTCGGTCGTGGCGGCCTGCCGGACCGTATTCGACCCCGAAATTCCGGTGAATATCTATGATCTGGGCCTGATCTACACGATCGAGATCACCGACGAGGATGACGTGAAGATCATCATGACCCTCACCGCACCCGGCTGCCCGGTGGCAGGCGAGATGCCCGGTTGGGTGCAGGATGCCATTTCCTGCGTCGAGGGGATCAAATCGGTCGATGTGGAAATGACCTTCGATCCGCAATGGGGCATGGATATGATGTCGGACGAGGCGCGCCTCGAACTGGGCTTCATGTAA
- a CDS encoding MarR family transcriptional regulator, with protein sequence MDYAVLTGDIVGSSDLPPALIETGLAALECVAEAVPEAVWISRHRGDGWQMACEAALLDLRLALLVRASLRAVNPMLDTRIAMARGAGVIPENGDLNAAQGAGFVASGRLLDAITGAELHHAAGGAWSAAVRLADALSKSWTQKQAETLREMLALPAPSQQATAEALGKSRQAVAQALQGAGFGPISEALAQWEAA encoded by the coding sequence ATGGATTATGCGGTTCTCACAGGTGATATTGTCGGCTCTTCCGACCTGCCCCCCGCCTTGATCGAGACGGGGCTTGCTGCTTTGGAATGCGTGGCCGAGGCGGTTCCCGAAGCGGTCTGGATCAGCCGTCACCGAGGGGATGGCTGGCAGATGGCCTGTGAGGCCGCGCTTCTGGACCTGCGCTTGGCGCTTTTGGTCCGCGCCAGCCTGCGCGCGGTGAACCCGATGCTGGACACCCGTATCGCGATGGCGCGGGGCGCGGGCGTGATCCCCGAAAATGGCGATCTGAATGCCGCACAGGGGGCGGGTTTTGTGGCCTCGGGGCGGTTGCTGGACGCGATAACGGGGGCCGAACTCCACCATGCTGCGGGGGGCGCATGGTCGGCTGCGGTGCGGCTGGCCGATGCGCTCAGCAAGAGCTGGACGCAGAAACAGGCCGAGACCCTGCGCGAGATGCTGGCCCTGCCCGCGCCCTCGCAACAGGCCACGGCGGAGGCCTTGGGCAAATCCCGTCAGGCGGTGGCGCAAGCCCTGCAAGGCGCGGGGTTCGGCCCGATATCCGAGGCCTTGGCCCAATGGGAGGCCGCATGA
- a CDS encoding DUF3307 domain-containing protein, translated as MPICWGISSFKAQRWPKRKRLARWPAACPHWRATWAVHALLLALLLPAPDAQGALAFVAILASHFLIDALKPRLRGTALRVFLADQAAHWLVICALALTLPDLWAHTLWMKTQSGLAPYLPTVFALVAGAVLTVRMGGFVIGALIQPLAERAPQGGLPKGGQLIGLLERALIFVLILTGQPQGIGFLIAAKSILRFEAKGGPDHNAANEYVIIGTLASFGWAIACAYLTLGLLAHLPPIGIPALGIPQHSP; from the coding sequence TTGCCCATCTGCTGGGGGATTTCGTCTTTCAAAGCGCAAAGATGGCCGAAAAGAAAGCGTCTGGCCCGCTGGCCCGCCGCCTGCCCGCATTGGCGCGCCACATGGGCGGTTCATGCGCTTTTGCTCGCCCTGCTCTTGCCCGCGCCTGACGCGCAGGGCGCGCTGGCCTTCGTCGCCATCTTGGCCAGCCATTTTCTGATCGACGCCCTCAAGCCCAGGCTGCGCGGCACGGCACTGCGGGTCTTCTTGGCCGATCAGGCCGCGCATTGGCTGGTGATCTGCGCCTTGGCACTAACCCTGCCCGATCTTTGGGCACACACGCTTTGGATGAAAACCCAAAGCGGTTTGGCACCCTATTTGCCGACGGTTTTCGCGCTTGTGGCGGGGGCGGTGCTGACCGTGCGCATGGGCGGCTTCGTGATTGGCGCGCTGATTCAGCCGCTCGCCGAACGTGCACCCCAAGGGGGGCTGCCGAAAGGCGGTCAACTGATCGGCCTTCTGGAACGCGCTCTGATTTTCGTGCTGATATTGACCGGCCAGCCACAGGGGATCGGCTTTCTGATCGCCGCCAAATCCATATTGCGCTTCGAGGCCAAGGGCGGGCCGGACCATAATGCTGCCAATGAATATGTGATCATCGGCACGCTGGCCTCGTTCGGCTGGGCGATTGCCTGTGCATATCTGACGCTGGGCCTGTTGGCGCATCTGCCCCCTATCGGCATTCCGGCCCTTGGAATCCCGCAGCATAGCCCTTAA
- a CDS encoding iron-sulfur cluster assembly accessory protein — protein MFGIPGQPAVTMTPAAVKHIAKLMSRENAAGFRIGVKKGGCAGMEYTMEIAQEAGPMDMVIEEGAARVLIAPTAQMFMIGTEIDYEAGLLESGFKFRNPNVAESCGCGESIKFKDIGELSAETQPEDGVPRLKG, from the coding sequence ATGTTTGGTATTCCCGGGCAGCCCGCTGTCACTATGACCCCCGCCGCCGTCAAGCACATCGCCAAGCTCATGAGCCGCGAGAATGCCGCCGGTTTCCGCATCGGCGTGAAGAAAGGCGGCTGTGCAGGCATGGAATATACGATGGAAATCGCACAGGAAGCGGGACCGATGGATATGGTCATCGAGGAAGGTGCGGCCCGTGTGCTGATCGCGCCCACCGCACAGATGTTCATGATCGGCACCGAAATCGATTACGAAGCGGGCCTTCTCGAATCGGGGTTCAAATTCCGCAATCCGAATGTGGCGGAAAGCTGCGGCTGCGGAGAATCCATCAAATTCAAGGACATTGGCGAACTTAGCGCCGAGACACAGCCCGAGGATGGCGTGCCGCGCCTGAAAGGCTGA
- the tpiA gene encoding triose-phosphate isomerase → MRKLAAGNWKMNGLKADLAEIAALVEAHSGADCDVLICPPATLLAPMAEAAAGRIAMGGQDCHAKTSGAHTGDISAQMLKDAGASAVILGHSERRADHGESDADVAAKSLAAYAAGLTAVICVGETEAERDAGSTLEVIGSQLAGSVPEGATALNTVIAYEPVWAIGTGRTPTLEQIAEVHDFIRETLGKAFGEEAKGMRLLYGGSVKPSNAEEIFAVSNVDGALVGGASLKARDFGAIIAALETAGIEA, encoded by the coding sequence ATGCGGAAACTAGCCGCCGGAAACTGGAAGATGAACGGGCTGAAGGCCGATCTGGCCGAGATTGCCGCGCTGGTGGAGGCGCATTCGGGCGCGGACTGCGATGTGCTGATCTGCCCGCCTGCGACGCTTCTGGCGCCGATGGCCGAGGCGGCTGCGGGCCGGATCGCGATGGGCGGTCAGGATTGCCATGCGAAGACCTCGGGGGCGCATACGGGCGATATCTCGGCACAGATGCTGAAAGACGCCGGCGCCTCGGCCGTTATTCTGGGCCATTCCGAGCGCCGCGCCGATCATGGTGAAAGCGATGCGGATGTGGCGGCGAAATCTCTGGCGGCCTATGCGGCGGGTCTGACGGCGGTGATCTGCGTGGGCGAGACCGAGGCCGAGCGCGATGCGGGTAGCACGCTGGAGGTGATTGGCTCGCAGCTTGCGGGATCGGTCCCCGAGGGCGCGACGGCTTTGAACACGGTCATCGCCTATGAGCCTGTCTGGGCCATTGGCACCGGTCGCACGCCGACGCTGGAGCAGATTGCCGAGGTGCATGATTTCATCCGCGAGACGCTGGGCAAAGCCTTTGGCGAAGAGGCCAAGGGCATGCGCTTGCTTTATGGCGGCTCGGTGAAGCCGTCGAATGCCGAGGAGATTTTTGCGGTGTCCAATGTGGATGGGGCGCTGGTTGGCGGCGCGAGCCTGAAGGCCCGTGACTTCGGCGCGATCATTGCGGCTTTGGAGACGGCGGGCATTGAGGCCTGA
- a CDS encoding TRAP transporter large permease has protein sequence MEVILLFAVIVGLLLLGVPIAVSLGLSSILFLLAFSETSLASVAQSLYQAMAGHYTLLAIPFFILASSFMSTGGVAKRIVRFAIACVGHFHGGLAIAGVFACMIFAALSGSSPATVVAIGSIVIAAMHQMGYTKDFAAGVICNAGTLGILIPPSIVMVVYASTVEVSVGRMFLAGVIPGILAGLMLMVAIYIFARIRKMPKGEFAGWGEIGSAFKDAFWGLMLIVIIMVGIYGIPGVTGAIFTPTEAAAVASIYAWIVANFIYKDMGPLNDGETKKADLLHRPYALVTALWHKDTRKTLFEAGKLTITLMFIIANALILKHVLTDEQIPQKIANAMLSAGFGKIMFLVIVNLILLIGGQFMEPSGLIVIVAPLVFPIAMELGVDPIHLGIIMVVNMEIGMITPPVGLNLFVTSGVAGMSMMRVVKAALPFLGVLFIFLIMITYIPWLSTYLPTTFMGPETVIK, from the coding sequence ATGGAAGTCATTCTGCTCTTTGCGGTCATCGTGGGCCTGCTTTTGCTGGGCGTGCCGATTGCGGTCTCGCTGGGCCTCAGCTCGATCCTGTTCCTGCTGGCCTTTTCGGAAACTTCGCTGGCCTCGGTCGCACAATCGCTCTATCAGGCGATGGCCGGTCACTACACGCTGCTGGCAATCCCCTTCTTCATCCTCGCCTCCAGCTTCATGTCCACCGGCGGCGTTGCCAAACGGATCGTGCGCTTTGCCATCGCCTGTGTGGGCCACTTCCACGGTGGTCTGGCAATCGCGGGGGTCTTTGCCTGCATGATCTTCGCGGCCCTGTCGGGCTCGTCGCCCGCAACCGTTGTGGCCATCGGCTCGATCGTGATCGCGGCGATGCACCAGATGGGCTATACCAAGGACTTCGCCGCAGGTGTCATCTGTAACGCGGGCACGCTGGGCATCCTGATCCCGCCGTCGATCGTGATGGTGGTCTATGCCTCCACCGTCGAAGTCTCGGTCGGGCGCATGTTCCTTGCAGGCGTCATCCCCGGTATCCTCGCGGGCCTGATGCTGATGGTCGCGATCTATATCTTCGCCCGTATCCGCAAAATGCCCAAAGGCGAATTCGCCGGCTGGGGCGAGATCGGCTCGGCCTTTAAAGACGCCTTCTGGGGCCTGATGCTGATCGTCATCATCATGGTCGGTATCTACGGTATCCCCGGCGTGACCGGCGCGATCTTCACGCCGACCGAGGCCGCAGCCGTCGCCTCTATCTACGCATGGATCGTCGCGAACTTCATCTATAAGGACATGGGCCCGCTCAATGACGGCGAGACCAAGAAAGCCGACCTCCTGCACCGCCCCTATGCGCTGGTCACGGCTCTGTGGCACAAGGACACCCGCAAAACTCTCTTCGAGGCAGGCAAGCTGACCATCACGCTGATGTTCATCATCGCCAATGCGCTGATCCTCAAACACGTCCTCACCGATGAGCAGATCCCGCAGAAAATCGCCAATGCGATGCTCTCGGCAGGCTTCGGCAAGATCATGTTCCTCGTGATCGTCAACCTGATCCTGCTGATCGGTGGCCAGTTCATGGAACCCTCGGGGCTCATCGTGATTGTCGCACCGCTGGTCTTCCCGATCGCAATGGAACTGGGCGTCGACCCGATCCATCTGGGCATCATCATGGTGGTAAATATGGAAATCGGCATGATCACCCCGCCGGTCGGCCTCAACCTCTTCGTCACTTCGGGCGTGGCGGGCATGTCGATGATGCGGGTGGTGAAGGCGGCCCTGCCATTCCTTGGCGTGCTCTTCATCTTCCTGATCATGATCACCTATATCCCGTGGCTCTCGACCTATCTGCCCACCACCTTCATGGGGCCTGAAACGGTCATCAAATAG
- a CDS encoding TRAP transporter small permease — protein sequence MSSHDTTPKGPFGAFIDALEENAIAFILGAMTLITFVNVVLRYVFNASLIWGLEVVLILFAWLVILGVSYAFKKTAHLGVDVITNMLPARGKRLLAVVSALCCLLYAIFLLKGAWDYWAPYAGLDQTSGHWFPTGFEKTRDRAWYETDQVPMLEIFRWLEPLINQGEAYDKLPRVIPYFILPFGVALITLRILQALIRVIKGTQDSLIVSHEAEDDVDRVAQMNATAAGKE from the coding sequence ATGTCTTCCCATGACACCACGCCAAAAGGCCCGTTTGGCGCCTTTATCGACGCGCTGGAAGAAAACGCGATCGCCTTTATTCTGGGCGCGATGACCTTGATCACTTTCGTCAATGTCGTGCTGCGCTATGTCTTCAACGCCTCGTTGATCTGGGGGCTTGAAGTGGTGCTGATCCTCTTTGCATGGCTGGTTATTCTGGGGGTGTCCTATGCCTTCAAGAAAACCGCGCATCTGGGGGTGGATGTGATCACCAATATGCTGCCTGCGCGCGGCAAACGCCTGCTGGCGGTGGTCTCGGCGCTGTGCTGCCTGCTTTACGCGATTTTCCTGCTGAAAGGCGCGTGGGATTACTGGGCTCCCTATGCGGGCCTTGACCAGACCTCGGGCCATTGGTTCCCCACCGGCTTCGAGAAAACCCGTGACCGCGCGTGGTATGAAACCGATCAAGTGCCGATGCTGGAGATTTTCCGCTGGCTCGAGCCGCTGATCAATCAGGGCGAAGCCTATGACAAGCTGCCCCGCGTCATCCCCTATTTCATCCTTCCCTTCGGTGTGGCGCTGATCACCCTGCGCATCCTTCAAGCCCTGATCCGCGTGATCAAAGGCACCCAAGACAGCCTGATCGTCAGCCATGAAGCCGAAGACGACGTCGACCGCGTGGCACAGATGAACGCCACCGCTGCCGGTAAGGAGTAA
- a CDS encoding TRAP transporter substrate-binding protein yields MKVTKAVKAFALASTAIIATAGLANAACDDGEMVIKFSHVTNADKHPKGIAAAAFAERVNTEMNGKVCVEVYPNSTLYNDDQVLEAMLQGDVQMAAPSLSKFETFTKVFRIFDLPFMFKNMDAVEEFQQSQAGQDMLASMERRGLMGLAFWHNGLKQFSANKPLLLPSDAKGLKFRVQPSDVLVAQMKALDASPQPMAFKEVYGALQTGVVDGQENTWSNIYGQKFYEVQDGTTETNHGLLDYMVVVSTDWWDSLDGDIRDQLATIMAEVSADRNAAIAQVDADNRQAVIDAGAVVRELTDEQRQAWVDAMKPVWAQFEGDVGADNIALAQEINAKH; encoded by the coding sequence ATGAAAGTTACCAAAGCCGTCAAGGCCTTCGCGCTGGCATCGACTGCCATTATCGCCACCGCAGGTCTGGCTAATGCTGCCTGTGATGACGGCGAGATGGTCATCAAGTTCAGCCATGTGACCAATGCCGACAAACACCCCAAGGGGATCGCGGCGGCGGCCTTTGCCGAGCGCGTGAACACGGAAATGAACGGGAAGGTCTGTGTCGAGGTCTACCCGAACTCGACGCTGTATAACGACGATCAGGTGCTAGAGGCGATGCTGCAGGGCGATGTGCAGATGGCGGCACCGTCGCTCTCGAAATTCGAGACCTTCACCAAGGTGTTCCGCATTTTCGATCTGCCCTTCATGTTCAAGAATATGGATGCCGTGGAAGAGTTCCAGCAATCGCAAGCCGGTCAGGATATGCTGGCGTCGATGGAACGCCGCGGCCTGATGGGACTGGCCTTCTGGCATAACGGTCTGAAGCAGTTCTCGGCCAACAAGCCGCTTCTGCTGCCGAGCGATGCGAAGGGTCTGAAATTCCGTGTGCAGCCCTCGGACGTGCTGGTGGCACAGATGAAGGCGCTGGATGCCAGCCCGCAGCCGATGGCCTTCAAGGAAGTGTATGGCGCGCTGCAGACCGGCGTTGTGGACGGGCAGGAAAACACCTGGTCGAACATCTACGGCCAGAAGTTCTACGAAGTGCAGGATGGCACGACCGAAACCAACCACGGTCTGCTTGACTATATGGTTGTCGTCTCGACCGACTGGTGGGACAGCCTCGATGGCGATATCCGCGACCAGCTGGCCACCATCATGGCCGAAGTCTCGGCAGACCGCAATGCCGCCATCGCGCAGGTCGATGCCGATAACCGTCAGGCGGTCATCGATGCAGGGGCCGTGGTGCGCGAACTGACCGACGAGCAGCGTCAGGCATGGGTGGATGCGATGAAACCCGTCTGGGCGCAGTTCGAGGGCGATGTCGGCGCCGATAACATCGCGCTGGCGCAGGAAATCAACGCCAAGCACTAA
- a CDS encoding sigma-54 dependent transcriptional regulator, whose amino-acid sequence MGTVNKVLLVDDDRAVREALSQTIELADLEPVAAGSFIEAKDHLTPEFAGIVVSDIRMPGRDGFFLLEYVRGLDPELPVILLTGEGDVPSAVRGMTGGAFDFLEKPCAPRDLLAVVEKAMKTRAFVMENRALHREARKGDAAARMLVGHSEVAERLRDACRLAARSGAEVLVTGAPGAGNSKAAEVIHLLSAAAQRPFEKRSAAGLAPETLEQAFATADGGTLYLDEIADLPQPVQFTLLQLLETQPATRLIAGTYRDLEAERDAGRFHPDLYWKLDVLRVRVPALAERPEDIPVLFRHYVRLACENSSLAMPDIPQLYLQGLAARDWPGNARALMSEAMRFAMGLSGTEQAEAEPGLTEQMAQLERGILVNALERHNGRASDAAKALKLPRKTFYDKLARHGLKPEDYRL is encoded by the coding sequence ATGGGAACGGTCAATAAGGTGCTTCTGGTCGATGATGACCGTGCCGTACGCGAGGCTCTGTCTCAGACCATCGAACTGGCCGATCTGGAGCCGGTCGCGGCGGGCAGTTTTATCGAGGCGAAAGACCATCTGACGCCAGAGTTCGCGGGGATCGTGGTCAGCGATATCCGCATGCCGGGGCGCGACGGGTTCTTCCTGCTGGAATATGTGCGCGGGCTCGACCCCGAATTGCCGGTGATCTTGCTGACGGGCGAGGGCGATGTGCCCTCGGCTGTGCGCGGTATGACGGGGGGGGCGTTCGACTTTCTGGAAAAGCCCTGTGCGCCGCGCGACCTGCTGGCGGTGGTCGAGAAGGCGATGAAAACCCGTGCCTTTGTCATGGAAAACCGCGCCTTGCACCGCGAGGCCCGCAAGGGCGATGCGGCCGCAAGGATGCTGGTGGGCCATTCCGAGGTGGCCGAACGCCTGCGCGACGCCTGCCGTCTGGCTGCGCGTTCGGGCGCGGAGGTGCTGGTGACGGGCGCGCCGGGGGCCGGAAATTCCAAGGCTGCCGAGGTGATCCACCTGCTCTCGGCTGCGGCACAGCGCCCCTTCGAGAAACGTTCGGCGGCGGGGCTTGCCCCCGAGACGCTGGAACAGGCCTTTGCCACAGCCGATGGCGGCACGCTCTATCTCGACGAGATCGCGGATCTGCCGCAGCCGGTGCAGTTCACATTGCTACAGCTTCTGGAAACCCAGCCCGCCACGCGGCTGATTGCGGGCACCTATCGCGACCTCGAGGCCGAACGCGATGCGGGGCGTTTCCACCCCGATCTCTACTGGAAGCTGGATGTGCTGCGGGTGCGGGTGCCCGCGCTGGCCGAGCGGCCCGAGGATATTCCGGTGCTGTTTCGCCATTATGTGCGACTGGCCTGCGAGAATTCGTCGCTGGCCATGCCCGATATCCCGCAGCTCTATCTGCAAGGGCTTGCCGCGCGCGATTGGCCGGGCAATGCCCGCGCGCTGATGTCGGAGGCGATGCGCTTTGCCATGGGGCTGAGCGGCACCGAGCAGGCCGAGGCCGAGCCGGGCCTGACCGAGCAGATGGCCCAACTGGAGCGCGGCATTCTGGTCAATGCGCTGGAGCGCCATAATGGGCGGGCCTCGGATGCGGCCAAGGCCCTGAAACTGCCGCGCAAGACCTTCTATGACAAGCTCGCGCGCCACGGCCTAAAGCCCGAGGATTATCGGCTGTGA
- a CDS encoding ATP-binding protein: protein MQNTVAPFLSKKHLRRGAGLLLAVTALIWASVSVWYHAADRGMAQARARGQADLRLASDRLVAALSQYREDAVLAADHPYVRALAAGDGVWSAQEVAQTLQRFADLAGAEHLVLLRPDGRVLAAPEGTPDRLPMTEDVARAAQGALGRFHGVEGRGTHRIFAFAAPVFATRPARGRQVVGIVRLTLDAETVEATGRGDPLPVWFSDDQGVVFTANRAGLIFRRAADAGPADPRIYPANVPFVTVPVRERVIAGQTILCTPQCALPVVLDLPVIGLTGHAEVPVDPILHEARVQMFVVALAMLAIGALFVTLWARRQALADRLASEAALNAALESRVALRTTELREANAALLRTQAELVQAGKLSALGQMSAGISHELNQPLMAIGSFAENAGIFLARGQQDRACDNLRRIGEMSDRMGRIIRNLRAFARPETEPASPVDMARVIETALEIAASRLAGVPLDWAGLDQPVWVMGGETRLAQVVVNLLSNAVDACAGQDRPQIRMRLCAQGGLVRLEVQDNGPGIADPERMFDPFYSTKEVGTNEGMGLGLSISYRIVQSFGGTLTGTNLPDPARGAMFTLTLRQPDTETDREDGNGNGQ from the coding sequence ATGCAAAACACAGTCGCGCCTTTTTTGTCGAAGAAACACCTGCGTCGGGGGGCAGGGCTGTTGCTGGCGGTGACGGCCCTGATCTGGGCATCCGTCTCGGTCTGGTATCACGCGGCGGATCGGGGCATGGCGCAGGCCCGCGCCCGTGGGCAGGCCGATCTGCGGCTGGCCTCCGACCGGCTGGTGGCCGCGCTGTCGCAATATCGCGAGGATGCGGTGCTGGCGGCGGATCATCCCTATGTGCGGGCCTTGGCGGCGGGGGACGGGGTCTGGTCGGCGCAGGAAGTGGCGCAGACCCTGCAACGGTTTGCCGATCTGGCGGGGGCCGAGCATCTGGTGCTTTTGCGTCCCGACGGGCGGGTGCTGGCCGCGCCCGAAGGCACCCCTGACCGTCTGCCGATGACGGAAGATGTCGCGCGGGCGGCGCAGGGGGCTTTGGGGCGGTTCCACGGCGTGGAGGGGCGCGGCACACATCGCATCTTCGCCTTTGCCGCACCGGTTTTTGCCACCCGCCCCGCGCGGGGGCGGCAGGTGGTGGGCATCGTCCGGCTGACGCTTGATGCCGAAACGGTCGAGGCGACGGGGCGGGGCGATCCGCTGCCGGTCTGGTTCAGCGATGATCAGGGGGTGGTGTTCACGGCCAACCGTGCGGGGCTGATTTTCCGGAGGGCGGCAGATGCGGGGCCCGCCGATCCGCGGATCTATCCTGCCAATGTGCCTTTCGTGACGGTGCCTGTCCGCGAGCGGGTGATTGCGGGGCAGACCATTCTTTGCACCCCGCAATGCGCCTTGCCAGTGGTGCTGGATCTGCCGGTGATCGGGCTGACGGGGCATGCCGAGGTGCCGGTGGACCCGATCCTGCATGAGGCGCGGGTGCAGATGTTTGTCGTGGCGCTGGCCATGCTGGCGATCGGGGCGCTGTTTGTCACGCTTTGGGCGCGCAGGCAGGCGCTGGCCGACCGTCTGGCCAGCGAGGCCGCGCTGAATGCCGCGCTGGAAAGCCGTGTGGCCCTGCGCACGACAGAGCTGCGCGAGGCCAATGCTGCGCTGCTGCGCACACAGGCCGAACTTGTTCAGGCCGGAAAACTGTCGGCCTTGGGCCAGATGTCGGCAGGGATCAGTCACGAGCTGAACCAGCCTTTGATGGCGATTGGCTCTTTTGCCGAGAATGCCGGGATTTTTCTGGCGCGCGGGCAACAGGATCGGGCGTGCGACAACCTGCGCCGCATCGGCGAGATGTCGGACCGGATGGGGCGCATCATCCGCAATCTGCGGGCCTTTGCCCGCCCCGAGACCGAGCCTGCCTCGCCCGTCGATATGGCGCGTGTGATCGAGACGGCGCTCGAGATTGCGGCGTCGCGGCTGGCGGGGGTGCCGCTGGACTGGGCGGGGCTTGATCAGCCGGTCTGGGTGATGGGGGGCGAGACGCGGCTGGCACAGGTGGTGGTCAATCTGCTGTCGAATGCCGTCGATGCCTGTGCGGGGCAGGACCGGCCGCAGATTCGCATGAGACTGTGCGCGCAAGGCGGTCTGGTCAGGCTGGAAGTGCAGGATAACGGGCCGGGCATTGCCGATCCCGAGCGGATGTTCGACCCGTTCTATTCCACCAAAGAGGTGGGGACGAATGAAGGAATGGGGTTGGGGCTGTCGATCTCTTACCGCATCGTGCAGAGTTTCGGGGGCACGCTTACAGGGACCAATCTGCCGGATCCGGCGCGGGGCGCGATGTTTACGCTGACCCTGCGACAGCCTGATACGGAGACCGATAGGGAGGACGGAAATGGGAACGGTCAATAA
- a CDS encoding cytochrome P450, translating to MCQPFAWLAISPKPALNGPMTAPSSLPSSLPRLQQSPRDPAFVQAPYLFYDRVRQAGRVVFWEDWGLPVTAHSTVVGGCLRDRRLGRAAPAGFGTTPAAHLAPFYDLEAHSMLELDGPPHAKLRAQVLRAFTSRRIAALAPEIEALCHQLIDALPEGGCDLLPHYAQHVPAIIIARLLGLDDATAPDLLRWSHAMVGMYQARRSPEVETAAVAASLEFGAFLRGQMAKRRLSPADDLLSALLATETDEDRGLSEAEILSTAILLLNAGHEATVHSLGNALAQLLRQPQLWAASQEAADNAPALAALVEEALRFDPPLHLFLRWVKEDMEIGTQVFARGERIGLLLAGANRDPAIWYDPDRFDPQRPGKPHHAFGAGAHFCLGAPLARMEMQIALKVLIQRLPRLTLTEPPAYADLYPFHGLNTLKVHY from the coding sequence ATGTGTCAACCGTTTGCATGGCTTGCCATTTCCCCGAAGCCCGCGCTTAATGGCCCGATGACAGCGCCCAGCTCCCTGCCCAGCTCTCTGCCCCGCCTCCAGCAATCGCCGCGCGATCCCGCCTTCGTGCAGGCGCCCTACCTGTTTTACGACCGTGTCAGGCAGGCCGGACGGGTGGTCTTCTGGGAGGATTGGGGCCTGCCGGTCACCGCGCATTCCACCGTGGTCGGTGGCTGTTTGCGCGACCGACGTCTGGGCCGCGCGGCCCCTGCCGGTTTCGGCACCACGCCCGCCGCCCATCTTGCGCCCTTCTATGATCTCGAAGCGCATAGCATGCTGGAACTTGACGGCCCGCCCCATGCCAAATTGCGCGCGCAGGTGCTACGGGCCTTCACCTCACGGCGGATCGCGGCCTTGGCCCCCGAAATCGAGGCGCTGTGCCATCAGCTGATCGACGCGCTGCCCGAAGGCGGGTGCGACCTGCTGCCCCATTATGCCCAGCATGTGCCCGCCATCATCATCGCCCGCCTTCTGGGGCTGGACGACGCCACCGCCCCCGACCTGCTGCGCTGGTCGCATGCGATGGTGGGGATGTATCAGGCGCGCCGTAGCCCCGAGGTCGAAACCGCCGCCGTCGCGGCCAGTCTGGAATTTGGCGCCTTCCTGCGCGGGCAGATGGCCAAACGCCGCCTCAGCCCCGCCGATGACCTGCTTTCGGCGCTACTGGCAACGGAAACCGATGAGGATCGCGGGCTGAGCGAGGCCGAAATCCTGTCGACCGCGATCCTGCTGCTGAATGCCGGACACGAGGCGACGGTGCACTCGCTGGGCAATGCGCTGGCACAGCTTTTGCGCCAGCCCCAGCTTTGGGCCGCCTCACAGGAGGCCGCAGACAACGCGCCCGCCCTTGCCGCGCTTGTGGAAGAGGCCCTGCGGTTCGACCCGCCGCTGCATCTGTTCCTGCGCTGGGTGAAAGAGGATATGGAAATCGGCACGCAGGTCTTTGCCCGCGGGGAGCGGATCGGGCTTTTGCTGGCAGGGGCCAATCGTGATCCCGCCATCTGGTATGACCCCGACCGCTTCGACCCACAGCGTCCGGGCAAGCCGCATCATGCCTTCGGTGCGGGCGCCCATTTCTGTCTGGGAGCCCCCTTGGCACGGATGGAGATGCAGATTGCGCTGAAAGTGCTGATCCAACGTCTGCCCCGCCTGACGCTGACCGAGCCGCCTGCCTATGCCGACCTCTATCCCTTCCACGGGCTGAATACGCTGAAGGTGCATTACTAG